A region of the Candidatus Omnitrophota bacterium genome:
GCACCCTGGTTTGCCAAGGGGGCGAAGTCCTGCACGAGCGCGTCAAAGAGGCGCTCGCGCCCGCCGGAGGAAAGGCATAATGGAATCATCCTTTGTTTTGGTTCTAACGATTTTTGCATTGGCCATCTTTGTGGGCTTTGAGATTATTACCAAAGTTCCGCCCACGCTGCACACGCCGCTCATGTCCGGCTCCAACGCGATCTCGGGCATTACCTTAATAGGCGCGCTTCTTTCCTCGGGTGCGCAGCAAAGCCAACTGACAACCATCCTGGGTTTTGCGGCCGTGGTCTTTGCCACCGTCAATGTGGTGGGCGGCTTTCTTGTGACCAACCGGATGCTCCAAATGTTTAGCAGGAAGAAGTGAGATGAGCCCTACACTGATCAACCTCGCGTATCTGGTGGCCTCGGTCCTCTTTATCCTTGGGCTGAAGGGCCTGACGCACCCGCGCACTGCGGTTCGAGGTAATTGGCTGGGCGCCTGGGGCATG
Encoded here:
- a CDS encoding NAD(P) transhydrogenase subunit alpha, encoding MESSFVLVLTIFALAIFVGFEIITKVPPTLHTPLMSGSNAISGITLIGALLSSGAQQSQLTTILGFAAVVFATVNVVGGFLVTNRMLQMFSRKK